The following coding sequences are from one Luteimonas sp. S4-F44 window:
- the bamE gene encoding outer membrane protein assembly factor BamE → MRIQASSLSIACAALLVACATSASAESKYDGYLCCNLRSDGSWISDSNYAENGKRVIPAGTPASVTGHGRYRVNVRIDGQRQAIGNDYSRDLDLDTFARRYVVTEDPAAKIATWPAKVQEAVRRAKITPGMTREQVITSLGYPISSENPDLDAPLWRYWLSSFAEFQVLFDGSGRVRDISTDANTRNLVWVP, encoded by the coding sequence ATGCGAATCCAAGCAAGCTCTCTGTCGATCGCCTGCGCCGCGCTGCTGGTCGCCTGCGCCACCTCCGCCAGCGCCGAGTCCAAGTACGACGGCTACCTGTGCTGCAACCTGCGCAGCGATGGCAGCTGGATCAGCGACAGCAACTACGCCGAGAACGGCAAGCGGGTGATCCCGGCCGGCACCCCGGCCAGCGTCACTGGCCACGGCCGCTACCGCGTCAACGTCCGGATCGACGGCCAGCGCCAGGCGATCGGCAACGACTACAGCCGCGACCTGGATCTGGACACCTTCGCACGCCGCTATGTGGTGACCGAGGACCCGGCGGCGAAGATCGCGACCTGGCCGGCCAAGGTGCAGGAGGCGGTGCGCCGCGCCAAGATCACCCCGGGCATGACCCGCGAGCAGGTCATCACTTCGCTGGGCTATCCGATCAGCAGCGAGAACCCCGACCTCGATGCACCGCTGTGGCGCTATTGGCTCAGCAGCTTCGCCGAGTTCCAGGTGCTGTTCGACGGCTCGGGCCGCGTGCGCGACATCAGCACCGACGCCAACACCCGCAATCTGGTCTGGGTGCCCTGA
- the sctU gene encoding type III secretion system export apparatus subunit SctU has product MAEQNEGADKTEQPTSKKLKDARKEGNVSKSRELTSTVLVMGWLVGGWLLMGFMFRRVRGLFDQTLEVLNQPFDIALRTVVPLAAQVFLSMTLPLLLMAVLLGLLVEFLQVGPVATMKKVTPDLSKMNPVSGIKKMFSMDNLIELIKSMFKSVALLAIGGFVLWGMLPSLLNLPFAQPAAIGSGIWHALKWIGIWTIFVFFFVSAVDASYQKYSYIKKLRMSRRDIKQEVKENEGDPYVKQRRKQLHQEWSQQNMLNAVRGSSVVVTNPTHIAVALQYEQGTDDLPLVVAKGEGHMAEEIRRVAEESGVPILQNVPLARGLNARVEIDDYIGNEFFEAVAQVLYWAEGMRSGESRPEPPEFVPPEDMREEIGLAAEPAPAPPLADDPSVLQRFEDPRDPMR; this is encoded by the coding sequence ATGGCAGAGCAGAACGAAGGCGCCGACAAGACTGAACAGCCGACCAGCAAGAAGCTCAAGGATGCCCGCAAGGAAGGCAATGTCAGCAAGAGCCGGGAACTGACCAGCACCGTGCTGGTGATGGGCTGGCTGGTCGGCGGCTGGCTGTTGATGGGTTTCATGTTCCGGCGCGTGCGCGGGCTGTTCGATCAGACCCTCGAGGTCTTGAACCAGCCGTTCGACATCGCGCTGCGCACCGTTGTGCCGCTGGCCGCGCAGGTATTCCTGTCGATGACGCTGCCGCTGCTGTTGATGGCGGTGCTGCTGGGCCTGCTGGTGGAATTCCTGCAGGTCGGGCCGGTGGCCACGATGAAAAAGGTCACGCCCGATCTGTCGAAGATGAACCCGGTCAGCGGCATCAAGAAGATGTTCTCGATGGACAATCTCATCGAGCTGATCAAGTCGATGTTCAAGAGCGTGGCGCTGCTCGCCATCGGCGGTTTCGTGCTCTGGGGCATGCTCCCCAGCCTGCTGAACCTGCCGTTCGCCCAGCCCGCGGCGATCGGTAGCGGGATCTGGCATGCGCTCAAGTGGATCGGGATCTGGACGATCTTCGTTTTCTTCTTCGTCTCCGCGGTCGACGCCTCCTACCAGAAGTACTCCTACATCAAGAAGCTGCGCATGAGCCGGCGCGACATCAAGCAGGAGGTCAAGGAGAACGAGGGCGACCCGTACGTCAAGCAGCGGCGCAAGCAGTTGCACCAGGAGTGGTCGCAGCAGAACATGCTCAATGCCGTCCGCGGATCGAGCGTCGTTGTGACCAATCCCACCCACATCGCCGTCGCTTTGCAGTACGAGCAGGGCACCGACGACCTGCCGCTGGTCGTGGCCAAGGGCGAAGGGCACATGGCCGAGGAGATCCGGCGCGTGGCCGAGGAATCGGGCGTGCCGATCCTGCAGAACGTGCCGCTGGCGCGCGGCCTCAATGCGCGCGTGGAGATCGACGACTACATCGGCAACGAATTCTTCGAGGCCGTCGCCCAGGTGCTGTACTGGGCCGAAGGCATGCGCTCGGGCGAGTCGCGCCCCGAGCCGCCGGAGTTCGTGCCGCCCGAGGACATGCGCGAGGAGATCGGCCTGGCGGCCGAGCCTGCGCCCGCGCCGCCGCTGGCCGACGATCCGTCGGTCCTTCAGCGGTTTGAGGATCCGCGCGATCCGATGCGCTGA
- the plsB gene encoding glycerol-3-phosphate 1-O-acyltransferase PlsB has translation MPPMPDQPTFPFPDDPRAPRDGDDSARTPAVAPVDADAHAAHDAARADAADPARTAEAAPATDARTPLVARPAATQRRAARRPWWAGLLDRLLRPWIGLKVEPQAPETLVDHRPVCYVLEDYGLSNALILERACRDAGLPSPLQPLPGDPLGRKRAYVALSRRNAGSALALAAGKPPSKSTHSESLSRLLEAHRLDPTLDVQVVPVSIFVGRSPDKANGWFSVLFSENWTIVGRFRRLLSILLNGRDTLVRFAEPVAVRPLLDEDLGAERTVRKLSRVLRTHFNRMREAIIGPDLSTRRLLVDKVLAAPSVKDAIADQARRDNSRPEDAWKKAHAYAYEIAADYSHPLVRSASFLLTTVWNRIFRGVLVHHLDRFKEAAPGHEIIYVPSHRSHMDYLLLSYLLYGRGIVPPHIFAGVNLNLPVIGTLLRKGGAFFARRSFRGNALYSAVFSEYMAQLVGGGYSIEYFIEGGRSRTGRLLPPKGGALAMTLRAYLREPRKPVLFQPVYIGYEKLMEGSSYLDELSGKAKKKESIWRLLWGIPQVLRSNYGQVVVNFGEPIHLNAVLAELAPDWDGRAVPEDAKPAWLANTIDVLAQRIHVNINRAADVNPINLLSLALLSTPKHAMGEADLLAQITLSKQLLDDVPYSDRVTLTPHTPAEIVAHGEEIGVLERVAHPLGDVLRVGDDEQAVLLTYFRNNVLHLYTASAWIACCFLHNRRMSRHTLLRLGRTMYPFLQAELFLPWTEDAFADRIERTLATFVREGLLEPLAGDQDGDAVYGRNAGQTDEVFRLRALSHPLQQAFERYYIAISVLAKNGPGTLGAGELEGLCQLAAQRLSLLYAPAAPEFFDKSLFRGFIQKLRELGLVKLDGNSKLVFDERLTALAKDAKVILGRELRHSIEKVSPEAVRTESVSNATTEAAD, from the coding sequence ATGCCGCCGATGCCCGACCAACCGACCTTCCCCTTTCCCGACGATCCGCGCGCCCCGCGCGACGGCGACGACAGCGCCCGGACGCCCGCCGTGGCGCCGGTCGACGCTGACGCTCATGCCGCGCACGATGCCGCCCGGGCAGACGCTGCGGACCCGGCCCGGACCGCCGAGGCGGCCCCCGCCACGGACGCACGCACGCCCCTCGTGGCGCGCCCTGCGGCCACGCAGCGCCGCGCCGCACGCCGACCCTGGTGGGCCGGCCTGCTCGACCGACTCCTGCGCCCCTGGATCGGGCTGAAGGTCGAACCCCAGGCTCCGGAGACACTGGTCGACCATCGTCCGGTCTGTTACGTGCTCGAGGATTACGGCCTGTCGAACGCGCTGATCCTCGAGCGCGCCTGCCGCGACGCCGGCCTGCCGTCGCCGCTGCAGCCGCTGCCCGGCGATCCGCTGGGGCGCAAGCGCGCCTACGTCGCGCTGTCGCGGCGCAACGCCGGCAGTGCGCTGGCGCTGGCGGCCGGCAAGCCGCCGTCCAAGTCGACGCATTCCGAGTCGCTGTCGCGCCTGCTCGAGGCGCACCGGCTCGATCCCACGCTCGACGTGCAAGTGGTGCCGGTCTCGATCTTCGTGGGTCGCTCGCCCGACAAGGCCAACGGCTGGTTCTCGGTGCTGTTTTCGGAGAACTGGACGATCGTCGGCCGCTTCCGGCGCCTGCTGTCGATCCTGCTCAACGGCCGCGACACGCTGGTGCGTTTCGCCGAGCCGGTCGCGGTGCGACCGCTGCTCGACGAGGACCTGGGCGCCGAACGCACGGTACGCAAGCTCTCGCGCGTGCTGCGCACGCACTTCAACCGCATGCGCGAAGCCATCATCGGCCCCGACCTGTCGACCCGCCGGCTGCTGGTCGACAAGGTGCTGGCTGCGCCGTCGGTCAAGGACGCGATCGCCGACCAGGCGCGGCGCGACAACAGCCGGCCGGAGGACGCGTGGAAGAAGGCGCACGCCTACGCCTACGAGATCGCCGCCGACTACTCGCACCCACTGGTGCGCTCGGCCAGCTTCCTGCTGACCACGGTATGGAACCGGATCTTCCGCGGTGTGCTGGTCCACCACCTGGACCGCTTCAAGGAAGCCGCGCCCGGGCACGAGATCATCTACGTGCCCAGCCACCGCAGCCACATGGACTACCTGCTGCTGTCCTACCTGCTCTACGGCCGCGGCATCGTGCCGCCGCACATCTTCGCCGGCGTCAATCTCAACCTGCCTGTGATCGGCACGCTGCTGCGCAAGGGCGGCGCGTTCTTCGCCCGGCGCAGCTTCCGCGGCAACGCGCTGTATTCGGCGGTGTTCTCCGAGTACATGGCGCAGTTGGTCGGCGGCGGCTATTCGATCGAGTACTTCATCGAGGGCGGTCGCTCGCGCACCGGCCGGCTGCTGCCGCCCAAGGGCGGCGCGCTGGCGATGACGCTGCGCGCCTACCTGCGCGAGCCGCGCAAGCCGGTGCTGTTCCAGCCGGTGTACATCGGCTACGAAAAGCTGATGGAGGGCAGCAGCTACCTCGACGAGCTGTCGGGCAAGGCCAAGAAGAAGGAATCGATCTGGCGGTTGCTGTGGGGCATCCCGCAGGTGCTGCGCAGCAACTACGGCCAGGTGGTGGTGAACTTCGGCGAGCCGATCCATCTCAACGCGGTGCTGGCCGAACTGGCGCCGGACTGGGACGGCCGTGCGGTACCCGAGGACGCGAAGCCGGCCTGGCTGGCGAACACGATCGACGTGCTGGCCCAGCGCATCCACGTCAACATCAACCGCGCCGCCGACGTCAACCCGATCAACCTGCTCTCGCTCGCGCTGCTGTCCACGCCCAAGCACGCAATGGGCGAGGCCGACCTGCTGGCGCAGATCACGCTGTCCAAGCAGTTGCTTGACGACGTGCCGTATTCCGATCGGGTCACGCTGACTCCGCACACGCCGGCCGAGATCGTCGCCCACGGCGAGGAGATCGGCGTGCTCGAACGCGTCGCCCATCCGCTGGGCGATGTGCTGCGGGTCGGCGACGACGAGCAGGCGGTGCTGCTGACCTACTTCCGCAACAACGTCCTGCACCTGTACACGGCCTCGGCGTGGATCGCCTGCTGCTTCCTGCACAACCGTCGCATGAGCCGGCACACGTTGCTGCGCCTGGGGCGCACGATGTATCCGTTCCTGCAGGCCGAACTGTTCCTGCCGTGGACCGAGGACGCCTTCGCCGACCGCATCGAGCGCACGTTGGCCACATTCGTGCGCGAGGGACTGCTCGAACCGCTCGCCGGCGACCAGGACGGCGACGCGGTCTACGGCCGCAACGCCGGGCAGACCGACGAGGTGTTCCGGCTGCGCGCGCTCAGCCACCCGCTGCAGCAGGCGTTCGAGCGTTACTACATCGCGATCTCGGTGCTGGCCAAGAACGGGCCGGGCACGCTCGGCGCCGGCGAGCTGGAAGGTCTGTGCCAGTTGGCCGCGCAGCGCCTGTCGCTGCTGTACGCGCCGGCCGCGCCGGAGTTCTTCGACAAGTCGCTGTTCCGCGGCTTCATTCAGAAGCTGCGCGAACTTGGGCTGGTCAAGCTCGACGGCAACAGCAAGCTGGTGTTCGACGAGCGCCTGACCGCGCTGGCCAAGGACGCGAAGGTGATCCTGGGCCGCGAGCTGCGGCACTCGATCGAGAAGGTCAGCCCCGAAGCGGTGCGGACCGAGTCGGTATCGAACGCGACGACCGAAGCGGCCGACTAA
- a CDS encoding ATP-binding cassette domain-containing protein, whose protein sequence is MSFVPFPGPVPAGGVPSDAAPFDLLHAHHLTATLADGRVLYAGLELRLPAGPSALVGDNGSGKSTLLRQLAGDRSTEGGRVHRTADLAWLPQVPATLPARVIDLLGDGPRLDALRRLLAGDGSAEDVVRVGEDWTLETTWRARLDALGLAGVALDADPARLSGGERQQLRLLAIAHSAAPILLLDEPSTFLDTEASTHWHDVFARRGGAVLVASHDPAWLHAMPRLFELRAGALHRVDGGLATWRAVRADRLRQGEAALHQARVARTRTQQAVARERERLERRQARGRRADRDTNQSPLLLDRLADNAERGQGRRRVALTQRLDAGEQAVRAAFDALDAPAAPQFVQAAVALPPGRQVLAFAQAHPTCAHPVAALDWQASGPVRIGLTGRNGSGKTTLLRALLGRARLASGSARALVPAQTLDQHLDGLPGEMGALDWLQAAMPGQVRATIATRLALLGLGRDHVERPMRTLSGGERMRVAIAAAAWVRPAAPLLLLDEPASHLDPASVDALVALLRAWPGALLVVSHDADLLEAIGLDIGLRLDADRLRLHPL, encoded by the coding sequence ATGTCCTTCGTTCCTTTCCCGGGCCCTGTCCCGGCCGGTGGTGTCCCGTCGGACGCCGCCCCTTTCGATCTCCTGCATGCCCACCACCTGACGGCGACGCTCGCCGACGGGCGGGTGCTCTACGCCGGTCTCGAATTACGCCTGCCCGCCGGGCCGAGCGCGCTGGTCGGCGACAATGGCAGCGGCAAGTCGACCCTGCTGCGGCAACTCGCCGGCGACCGATCCACCGAGGGCGGCCGGGTGCACCGCACCGCGGACCTGGCCTGGCTGCCGCAGGTGCCGGCGACGTTGCCGGCGCGGGTGATCGATCTGCTCGGCGACGGCCCGCGCCTGGATGCCCTGCGCCGACTGCTGGCCGGCGACGGCAGCGCCGAGGATGTGGTGCGCGTCGGCGAGGACTGGACGCTGGAGACGACCTGGCGCGCGCGTCTGGATGCCCTGGGGCTGGCGGGGGTCGCCCTGGACGCGGATCCGGCGCGGCTGTCGGGCGGCGAGCGCCAGCAACTGCGCCTGCTGGCGATCGCGCATTCGGCCGCGCCGATCCTGCTGCTCGACGAGCCGAGCACCTTCCTCGATACCGAGGCCTCGACGCATTGGCATGACGTGTTCGCGCGTCGCGGTGGCGCGGTGCTGGTGGCGAGCCACGACCCGGCGTGGCTGCATGCGATGCCGCGGTTGTTCGAACTGCGGGCCGGCGCGCTGCATCGTGTCGATGGCGGCCTTGCCACGTGGCGCGCCGTGCGCGCAGACCGCCTGCGCCAAGGCGAGGCGGCGTTGCACCAGGCGCGGGTCGCGCGGACACGGACCCAGCAGGCGGTCGCACGTGAGCGCGAGCGCCTGGAACGACGACAGGCCCGCGGCCGCCGCGCCGATCGCGACACCAACCAGTCGCCGCTGCTGCTCGATCGCCTCGCCGACAATGCCGAGCGCGGCCAGGGGCGCCGCCGGGTCGCGCTCACCCAGCGGCTCGACGCCGGGGAGCAGGCGGTGCGCGCGGCCTTCGATGCGCTCGATGCGCCCGCTGCGCCGCAGTTCGTGCAGGCGGCCGTGGCCTTGCCGCCGGGCCGGCAGGTGCTGGCCTTCGCGCAGGCGCATCCGACCTGCGCCCACCCGGTCGCCGCGCTCGACTGGCAGGCGAGCGGGCCGGTGCGGATCGGGCTGACCGGCCGCAACGGCAGCGGCAAGACCACCCTGCTGCGCGCGCTGCTCGGTCGGGCCAGGCTCGCCAGCGGCTCGGCCCGGGCGCTGGTGCCGGCGCAGACCCTCGACCAGCACCTCGACGGCCTGCCGGGCGAGATGGGGGCGCTGGACTGGCTGCAGGCGGCGATGCCCGGGCAGGTGCGCGCGACGATCGCGACCCGGCTCGCGTTGCTGGGGTTGGGCCGCGACCATGTCGAACGGCCGATGCGCACGCTCTCGGGCGGCGAGCGGATGCGCGTGGCGATCGCTGCGGCCGCGTGGGTCAGGCCGGCCGCGCCGTTGTTATTGCTCGACGAGCCGGCCAGTCACCTCGATCCGGCCAGCGTCGATGCGCTGGTCGCGCTGCTCCGCGCCTGGCCCGGTGCGCTGCTCGTGGTGTCCCACGATGCCGACCTGCTCGAGGCGATCGGGCTCGACATCGGCCTGCGACTGGATGCGGACCGACTGCGCCTGCACCCGCTGTGA
- a CDS encoding YdcH family protein, producing the protein MAFERADDSPAQRLVALRGEHRELDALIDRLQHDPLHDEVMLKRLKKRKLALRDAIAQLESSLIPDEPA; encoded by the coding sequence ATGGCTTTCGAGCGTGCCGACGACTCCCCCGCCCAGCGTCTTGTCGCGCTGCGCGGCGAGCATCGCGAGCTCGACGCGTTGATCGACCGGCTGCAGCACGACCCGCTGCACGACGAGGTCATGCTCAAGCGCCTGAAGAAGCGCAAGCTGGCGCTGCGCGATGCGATCGCGCAGCTCGAATCGTCGCTGATCCCCGACGAACCGGCCTGA